The Neisseria sicca genome includes a window with the following:
- the argS gene encoding arginine--tRNA ligase — protein MNLHQTVEREAAAAFAAAGIADSPVVLQPTKNAEHGDFQINGVMGAAKKAKQNPRELAQKVAEALAENAVIESAEVAGPGFINLRLRPEFLAQNIHAALNDARFGIAETDKPQTVVIDYSSPNLAKEMHVGHLRSSIIGDSISRVLEFMGNTVVRQNHVGDWGTQFGMLVAYLVEQQKDNAAFELADLEQFYRAAKVRFDEDPAFADTAREYVVKLQGGDETVLALWKQFVDISLSHAQAVYDTLGLKLRPEDVAGESKYNDDLQPVVDDLVQKGLAVEDDGAKVVFLDEFKNKEGEPAAFIVQKQGGGFLYASTDLACLRYRIGRLKADRLLYVVDHRQALHFEQLFTTSRKAGYLPEDAKAEFIGFGTMMGKDGKPFKTRSGDTVKLVDLLTEAVERATALVKEKNPELGADEAAKIGKTVGIGAVKYADLSKNRTSDYVFDWDSMLSFEGNTAPYLQYAYTRVQSVFRKAGEWDATAPTILTEPLEKQLAAELLKFEDVLQSVADTAYPHYLAAYLYQTATLFSRFYEACPILKAEGETRNNRLQLAKLTGDTLKQGLDLLGIDVLDVM, from the coding sequence ATGAACCTACATCAAACCGTCGAACGCGAAGCCGCTGCCGCCTTTGCCGCCGCAGGCATCGCCGACAGCCCCGTTGTCTTGCAGCCGACCAAAAACGCCGAACACGGCGATTTTCAAATCAACGGCGTGATGGGCGCGGCGAAAAAAGCCAAACAAAATCCGCGCGAATTGGCGCAAAAGGTCGCCGAAGCATTGGCGGAAAACGCCGTGATTGAAAGCGCAGAAGTGGCCGGTCCCGGCTTCATCAACCTGCGCCTGCGCCCCGAATTTCTCGCCCAAAACATTCATGCGGCTTTAAACGACGCGCGTTTCGGCATAGCGGAAACCGACAAACCGCAAACCGTCGTTATCGACTATTCCTCGCCCAATCTAGCAAAAGAGATGCACGTCGGCCATCTGCGTTCCAGCATCATCGGCGACAGCATTTCGCGCGTGTTGGAATTTATGGGCAACACCGTCGTCCGCCAAAACCACGTCGGCGACTGGGGTACGCAGTTCGGCATGTTGGTCGCTTATTTGGTTGAGCAGCAAAAAGACAATGCCGCGTTCGAGCTGGCGGACTTGGAGCAGTTTTACCGCGCCGCCAAAGTGCGCTTTGACGAAGACCCTGCCTTTGCCGACACCGCGCGCGAATACGTTGTGAAGCTGCAAGGCGGCGATGAAACCGTGTTGGCTTTGTGGAAACAGTTTGTCGATATTTCGCTCTCGCACGCCCAAGCCGTTTACGACACGCTGGGCTTGAAACTGCGCCCTGAGGACGTGGCGGGCGAATCGAAATACAACGACGATTTGCAGCCCGTGGTCGATGACTTGGTTCAAAAAGGTCTGGCGGTTGAGGACGACGGCGCGAAAGTCGTGTTCTTGGATGAGTTTAAAAATAAAGAAGGCGAACCCGCCGCATTTATCGTGCAAAAACAAGGCGGCGGCTTCCTCTACGCCTCCACCGATTTGGCATGCCTGCGCTACCGCATAGGTCGTCTGAAAGCCGACCGCCTGCTGTACGTCGTCGACCACCGCCAAGCCCTGCACTTCGAACAACTTTTCACCACTTCCCGCAAGGCAGGCTATCTGCCGGAAGATGCAAAAGCCGAGTTTATCGGCTTCGGCACCATGATGGGCAAAGACGGCAAACCGTTCAAAACGCGCAGCGGCGACACCGTGAAGCTGGTTGACCTGCTGACCGAAGCCGTTGAGCGCGCCACTGCTTTGGTGAAAGAAAAAAATCCCGAATTGGGCGCGGACGAAGCGGCGAAAATCGGCAAAACCGTCGGCATCGGCGCGGTCAAATACGCCGATTTGAGCAAAAACCGCACCAGCGATTATGTGTTCGACTGGGACTCCATGCTCTCGTTTGAAGGCAACACCGCCCCCTACCTGCAATACGCCTACACCCGCGTGCAAAGCGTGTTCCGCAAAGCAGGCGAATGGGACGCAACCGCGCCAACCATTTTGACCGAACCGCTGGAAAAACAGCTTGCTGCCGAGCTGCTGAAATTCGAAGACGTATTGCAAAGCGTGGCAGACACGGCATATCCGCACTACCTTGCCGCCTACCTCTACCAAACCGCCACCCTGTTCAGCCGCTTCTACGAAGCCTGCCCGATACTCAAAGCCGAAGGTGAAACCCGCAACAACCGCCTGCAACTGGCAAAGCTCACCGGCGACACGCTGAAACAAGGCTTGGATTTACTGGGCATTGATGTGTTGGATGTGATGTAA
- a CDS encoding sulfite exporter TauE/SafE family protein: MWTWDIIFSLLAVGSAAGFIAGLFGVGGGTLIVPVVLWTLQLQGISSHPYAQHLAIGTSFAVMVFTTFSSMYAQHKKSAIDWQTVRRMTPSMIFGVLIGAVTAKYMPTRSLQIFFIVFLTLIALKTLTDSKPKASRHLPGLPGLSAVGTLFGAASSWVGIGGGSLSVPFLMYCNFPAHRAIGTSSGLAWPIALAGTIGYLVTGWNVPDLPHGSGGFLYLPAVAILSIATMIFAPLGVKTAHKLPARQLKISFGIMLLLIAIKMAWNLVR, from the coding sequence ATGTGGACTTGGGACATCATCTTCTCCCTGCTCGCCGTCGGAAGCGCGGCGGGCTTTATTGCAGGATTGTTCGGCGTAGGCGGCGGCACATTGATTGTCCCCGTCGTCTTGTGGACGTTGCAACTGCAAGGCATCAGCAGCCACCCCTACGCCCAACATCTCGCCATCGGCACATCCTTCGCCGTGATGGTGTTCACGACCTTCTCCAGCATGTACGCCCAGCATAAAAAAAGCGCCATCGACTGGCAGACCGTCCGCCGTATGACCCCCTCCATGATATTCGGCGTACTGATTGGCGCAGTAACCGCCAAATACATGCCTACCCGCTCCCTGCAAATCTTCTTTATCGTATTCCTGACCCTTATCGCCCTCAAAACCCTGACCGACTCCAAACCGAAAGCCTCGCGCCACCTGCCCGGCCTACCCGGCCTAAGTGCTGTCGGCACATTGTTCGGCGCAGCTTCGAGCTGGGTCGGCATCGGCGGCGGCTCACTGTCCGTCCCCTTCCTGATGTATTGCAACTTCCCCGCCCACCGCGCCATCGGCACATCCTCCGGCCTCGCCTGGCCGATTGCGCTTGCAGGCACAATCGGTTATCTCGTTACCGGCTGGAACGTTCCCGACCTGCCCCACGGTTCCGGCGGCTTCCTCTATCTGCCTGCCGTCGCCATCCTCAGCATCGCCACCATGATTTTTGCTCCGCTCGGCGTCAAAACCGCGCACAAACTCCCCGCCCGCCAGCTCAAAATCTCCTTCGGCATCATGCTGCTGCTGATTGCCATAAAAATGGCTTGGAACCTTGTCCGTTGA
- the pssA gene encoding CDP-diacylglycerol--serine O-phosphatidyltransferase has translation MDNMQNQPPIPPRNSLRRNSIYLLPNSFTIAALFCAFFAITQSMHGRYETAAIAVFLSMLLDGMDGRVARLTNSQSAFGEQLDSLADMVSFGVAPALIAYKWQLWQFGKIGYSVAFIYCACAALRLALFNTLIGKVDKRWFIGVPSPTAAALIVGLIWVNHSIERFPGVHWWALGITLFAGISMIVQIPFWSFKEINIRRQVPFMGMVLAVLVLLLINWKPSLVLFLFFLGYSLSGYIMAVWRWLKKRRKTKKVV, from the coding sequence ATGGACAACATGCAAAACCAACCGCCAATCCCGCCGCGCAATTCTCTGCGTCGGAACAGTATTTACCTGCTGCCCAACTCCTTTACCATCGCCGCGTTGTTCTGCGCCTTTTTCGCCATCACCCAATCCATGCACGGGCGTTATGAGACGGCAGCGATTGCAGTATTCCTCTCCATGCTGCTCGACGGCATGGACGGTCGCGTGGCACGGCTGACCAACAGCCAAAGCGCGTTCGGCGAACAGCTCGACAGCCTTGCCGACATGGTCAGTTTCGGCGTTGCGCCCGCCTTGATTGCCTATAAATGGCAGCTTTGGCAGTTTGGCAAAATCGGTTATTCCGTCGCCTTCATCTACTGCGCCTGCGCCGCCCTGCGCCTCGCCCTCTTCAATACGCTTATCGGCAAAGTCGATAAACGCTGGTTCATCGGCGTTCCCAGTCCGACCGCCGCCGCGTTGATTGTCGGCCTGATTTGGGTCAACCACAGCATCGAACGCTTCCCCGGCGTGCATTGGTGGGCTTTGGGCATCACGCTTTTCGCCGGTATTTCCATGATTGTCCAAATCCCGTTTTGGAGCTTCAAAGAAATCAACATCCGCCGCCAAGTCCCGTTTATGGGCATGGTGCTTGCCGTGTTGGTATTGCTGCTCATCAACTGGAAACCTTCGCTTGTACTTTTCCTGTTTTTCCTGGGTTACAGCCTCTCCGGCTACATCATGGCAGTATGGCGTTGGTTGAAAAAACGCCGTAAAACCAAAAAGGTCGTCTGA
- the xseA gene encoding exodeoxyribonuclease VII large subunit: MSELFAPSSISVSELNALAKALLEDHLAGLWIAGEVSNLTRAASGHYYFSLKDSRAQVRCAMFKGAAARLAKPLKEGDHIEVAGKISIYEARGEFQITVNEVRLKGLGQLYEAYERLKAQLQAEGAFAAERKKPLPARAQCIGIVTSLAAAALRDVVTTLKRRAPEIPVIVYPTAVQGAGSEFQIAQAIKTASQRAECDVLIVCRGGGSIEDLWAFNEEPVVRAIEVCPIPVVSGVGHETDFTLADFVADVRAPTPTGAAELVSPNRQESLHRLAQAKGRLKTVLEQRYFDASQKLDWLARQIRHPRQKLDEQRTYIHKLAQTLSYSMTQNVRAHTVRFERQTQALQHFRPDISVYRQDIDRFQTTLSHAFRQLLVQRRQSLTAQTALLEAVSPQQILERGFSVVKNTRGQVIRNANALKQGQKLHIIFAEGETDVRVTKEQAQRELFD, translated from the coding sequence ATGTCCGAACTCTTCGCGCCCTCCTCCATTTCCGTATCCGAACTCAACGCTCTCGCCAAAGCCTTGCTGGAAGACCATCTTGCCGGCTTGTGGATTGCGGGCGAAGTGTCCAATCTGACCCGTGCCGCCAGCGGGCATTATTATTTCTCGCTCAAAGACAGCCGCGCGCAGGTGCGTTGCGCGATGTTCAAGGGTGCGGCGGCGCGTTTGGCGAAACCTTTGAAAGAAGGCGACCATATCGAAGTGGCGGGCAAAATCAGTATTTACGAGGCGCGGGGCGAATTTCAGATTACCGTGAACGAGGTGCGGCTCAAAGGCTTGGGGCAGCTTTACGAAGCCTACGAGCGGCTGAAGGCGCAGTTGCAGGCGGAAGGCGCGTTTGCGGCGGAACGCAAGAAACCTTTGCCCGCCCGAGCGCAATGTATCGGCATCGTAACCAGTCTGGCAGCGGCGGCTTTGCGTGATGTCGTTACCACCTTGAAACGTCGCGCGCCCGAAATTCCCGTCATCGTTTATCCGACCGCCGTTCAGGGCGCGGGCAGCGAGTTTCAGATTGCCCAAGCGATTAAAACCGCATCGCAACGCGCCGAATGCGATGTGTTGATTGTCTGTCGTGGCGGCGGCAGCATTGAAGACTTGTGGGCGTTTAACGAAGAACCTGTCGTGCGCGCCATCGAAGTCTGCCCAATTCCGGTCGTCAGCGGCGTGGGACACGAAACCGATTTCACGCTCGCCGATTTCGTCGCCGACGTGCGTGCGCCCACGCCGACCGGCGCGGCGGAACTGGTCAGCCCCAACCGCCAAGAATCGTTACACCGCCTCGCCCAAGCTAAAGGTCGTCTGAAAACCGTTTTGGAACAACGCTATTTCGATGCCAGCCAAAAGCTTGACTGGCTCGCGCGGCAAATCCGCCACCCGCGCCAAAAACTCGACGAACAGCGCACCTACATCCACAAACTGGCGCAAACCCTGTCCTACTCGATGACGCAAAACGTCCGCGCCCACACCGTCCGTTTCGAACGCCAAACCCAAGCCCTGCAACATTTCCGCCCCGATATTTCCGTTTACCGGCAAGACATCGACCGCTTTCAGACGACCTTATCGCACGCCTTCCGTCAACTGCTCGTCCAACGCCGTCAAAGCCTGACCGCCCAAACCGCCCTGCTCGAAGCTGTCTCGCCGCAGCAGATTCTGGAGCGCGGCTTTTCCGTCGTCAAAAACACACGCGGACAAGTCATCCGCAACGCCAACGCGTTGAAACAAGGGCAGAAACTGCACATTATTTTTGCCGAAGGTGAAACCGACGTGCGCGTGACCAAAGAGCAGGCGCAGCGGGAATTGTTTGATTAA
- the lpxK gene encoding tetraacyldisaccharide 4'-kinase yields MPKLHQIIERHWQRPNPFLSLLLKPLSMLFAKIAAKRRDDFVSGRLKSEKLPVPVVVVGNIHAGGTGKTPIVAALVSGLQEKGIKVGIISRGYGRKSKAVHVLNAASRAEDAGDEPLLLFRKTGAPTAVGSSRAEAGRALLAAHPDIGLIVADDGLQHYALRRDVEIAVFPAADTGRTDLDLLPNGGLREPLSRLDSVDAVVVSGGQADASFAPSENMFHSSIETGRIYRLNQPSEILDTGRLKNQTVAAVAGIAKPERFFDSLRNMGITLNQTVALPDHADIAATDLPNADAVIITEKDAVKFLDDLNLNHVWVLPVCAIIEPDLAEFVLEQLSLAEEVV; encoded by the coding sequence ATGCCCAAACTCCACCAAATCATCGAACGCCATTGGCAACGCCCCAATCCGTTTTTATCTTTACTGCTCAAACCCTTATCCATGCTATTTGCCAAAATTGCGGCGAAACGGCGCGATGATTTCGTTTCAGGTCGTCTGAAAAGCGAAAAGCTGCCCGTGCCTGTGGTCGTGGTCGGCAATATCCACGCGGGCGGGACGGGGAAAACGCCGATTGTCGCCGCGCTGGTGTCGGGTTTGCAGGAAAAAGGCATCAAGGTCGGCATCATCAGCCGGGGCTACGGGCGCAAGAGCAAGGCAGTTCATGTATTGAATGCCGCGAGCCGTGCGGAAGATGCGGGTGACGAGCCTTTGCTGCTGTTCCGCAAAACCGGCGCACCGACGGCGGTGGGCAGCAGCCGTGCGGAGGCAGGCAGGGCGTTGCTGGCGGCGCACCCTGACATCGGGCTGATTGTGGCAGACGACGGTTTGCAGCATTATGCCCTGCGGCGGGATGTGGAAATCGCGGTGTTTCCGGCGGCGGATACGGGGCGGACGGATTTGGATTTACTGCCCAACGGCGGTTTGCGCGAACCTTTGTCGCGTTTGGATTCGGTGGATGCGGTCGTCGTCAGCGGCGGTCAGGCGGATGCGTCGTTTGCGCCGTCTGAAAACATGTTTCACAGCAGTATCGAAACGGGACGGATTTACCGTTTGAACCAGCCGTCCGAAATACTGGATACAGGTCGTCTGAAAAACCAAACCGTCGCCGCCGTGGCAGGTATCGCCAAACCGGAGCGTTTTTTTGATTCGCTGCGGAACATGGGCATCACGTTGAACCAAACCGTCGCACTGCCCGACCATGCCGATATCGCTGCGACAGACTTGCCCAATGCGGACGCGGTCATTATTACGGAAAAGGATGCAGTCAAGTTTTTAGACGATCTCAATCTGAATCATGTATGGGTATTGCCTGTTTGTGCGATAATCGAACCTGATTTGGCGGAATTTGTGTTGGAGCAGTTAAGTCTTGCCGAAGAGGTCGTCTGA
- a CDS encoding DUF2059 domain-containing protein codes for MKLKTLLLPLTAFALCANAFAATPSDASLERLFEVQKMDALLEQSFQSMEGIVLSDPNVQKFLKDAPEDKRPQLEAVLKKYATRSIAEINTPQVRAQLRKAALDGMKTVYTQEEVNALIGFYSTAVGQSIMDKTPRYLEATMKPMMDILAGKYTQSNESANLRREIRQIMCEGKNPAQACAKQPNKPARKK; via the coding sequence ATGAAATTGAAAACCCTGTTGCTGCCCCTTACTGCCTTTGCATTGTGTGCCAACGCATTTGCCGCTACACCCAGCGACGCGTCGCTGGAGCGTCTGTTTGAAGTACAGAAGATGGATGCCTTGTTGGAACAGTCTTTCCAAAGCATGGAAGGCATCGTGCTTTCCGATCCGAATGTACAGAAATTTTTGAAAGATGCGCCGGAAGACAAACGTCCGCAGTTGGAAGCAGTCTTGAAAAAGTATGCAACCCGGTCGATTGCCGAAATCAACACGCCGCAAGTGCGCGCACAGTTGCGTAAAGCCGCTTTAGACGGCATGAAGACGGTTTATACGCAAGAAGAAGTCAACGCATTGATTGGCTTTTACAGCACGGCGGTAGGTCAATCGATAATGGACAAAACGCCGCGCTATCTTGAGGCGACGATGAAACCTATGATGGACATCCTTGCCGGCAAATACACCCAATCCAACGAAAGCGCAAACTTGAGGCGTGAAATCCGCCAAATCATGTGCGAAGGCAAAAATCCTGCCCAAGCCTGCGCCAAACAGCCTAACAAACCGGCACGGAAAAAATAA
- a CDS encoding Trm112 family protein, with amino-acid sequence MEKKFLDILVCPVTKGRLEYHQDKQELWSRQAKLAYPIKDGIPYMLENEARALSEEELKA; translated from the coding sequence ATGGAAAAAAAATTCTTAGACATCCTCGTCTGCCCCGTTACCAAAGGCAGGCTGGAATATCATCAGGACAAACAAGAGTTGTGGAGCCGTCAGGCGAAGCTGGCTTATCCGATTAAAGACGGCATTCCCTACATGCTGGAAAACGAAGCGCGAGCGTTGAGCGAAGAGGAACTCAAAGCATGA
- the kdsB gene encoding 3-deoxy-manno-octulosonate cytidylyltransferase, which yields MTEFVVLIPARLDSSRLPGKALADIHGKPMVVRVAEQAAKSKAARVVVATDHPDIQTACQAHGVEVVMTSNRHESGTTRLAEAAAALKLPQHLVVVNVQGDEPLIAPELIDRTAEVLVENNVQMATAAHELHDFDEFMNPNVVKVVLDKNRNAIYFSRAPIPYPRDAMRAEKRELPAETAVLRHIGIYAYRAGFLQRYAEMSVSPLETIESLEQLRVLWHGYPIAVETAKQAPAAGVDTQEDLDRVRAVFEAV from the coding sequence ATGACCGAATTCGTCGTATTGATTCCGGCGCGGCTGGATTCATCGCGCCTGCCCGGAAAAGCCTTGGCGGATATTCACGGCAAACCGATGGTCGTGCGCGTTGCCGAACAGGCGGCAAAAAGTAAAGCCGCGCGTGTCGTCGTTGCCACCGACCATCCCGATATTCAGACGGCCTGTCAGGCACACGGCGTCGAAGTCGTCATGACGTCAAACCGACACGAAAGCGGCACGACGCGCCTTGCCGAAGCCGCCGCCGCACTAAAACTGCCGCAACATCTGGTCGTCGTCAACGTACAGGGCGACGAGCCGCTGATTGCCCCCGAACTCATCGACCGCACCGCCGAAGTCTTGGTGGAAAACAACGTACAAATGGCGACCGCGGCACACGAATTGCACGATTTCGACGAATTTATGAATCCCAACGTCGTCAAAGTCGTCCTCGACAAAAACCGCAATGCCATCTACTTCAGCCGCGCTCCGATTCCCTATCCGCGCGATGCCATGCGCGCCGAAAAACGCGAATTGCCCGCCGAAACCGCCGTCCTGCGCCATATCGGCATCTACGCCTACCGCGCCGGTTTTCTGCAACGCTACGCCGAAATGAGCGTCTCGCCGCTGGAAACCATCGAATCGCTGGAGCAACTGCGCGTCCTGTGGCACGGCTACCCGATTGCCGTCGAAACCGCCAAACAAGCCCCCGCAGCCGGTGTGGATACGCAGGAAGATTTGGACAGGGTCCGAGCCGTCTTTGAGGCCGTCTGA
- a CDS encoding 3-deoxy-manno-octulosonate cytidylyltransferase, whose amino-acid sequence MTDLRHLSREEQKLLADVALLVQNDDQEFNYEMLKAAAPDEASGEFWFRMAETLSTLPPNRSLDLRLNGGRLTVAVSILSVLLQDSPEIPQLWAQKVIALNYLAHGHQTRALGLAQQADKAAEANEEEYLAKTLSQNLLSTLKDALARFPEDTWFAEMRDDAWKHFGAEQAV is encoded by the coding sequence ATGACCGATTTACGCCATTTGAGCCGCGAAGAGCAAAAACTGCTTGCCGATGTTGCCCTGCTGGTTCAAAACGACGACCAAGAGTTTAACTATGAGATGTTGAAAGCCGCCGCGCCGGATGAAGCCAGCGGCGAGTTTTGGTTCCGTATGGCGGAAACGCTCAGTACGCTGCCGCCGAACCGTTCGCTGGATTTGCGTTTGAACGGGGGCAGGCTGACAGTTGCCGTGTCGATTTTGTCGGTTTTGCTGCAAGACAGCCCTGAGATTCCGCAGCTTTGGGCGCAAAAGGTGATTGCACTCAACTACTTGGCACACGGGCATCAGACCCGCGCGCTCGGTTTGGCGCAGCAGGCGGACAAGGCGGCGGAAGCCAACGAGGAAGAGTATCTGGCGAAGACTTTATCGCAAAACCTGCTTTCCACTTTGAAAGACGCATTGGCGCGTTTCCCCGAAGACACATGGTTTGCCGAAATGCGCGATGACGCATGGAAACATTTCGGCGCGGAACAGGCCGTCTGA
- the adk gene encoding adenylate kinase, with protein MKVLLLGAPGAGKGTQAQFITAAFGIPQISTGDMLRAAIKAGTPLGLEAKKIIDEGGLVRDDIIIGMVKERIAQDDCKNGFLFDGFPRTLAQAEAMVEAGVDLDAVVEIDVPDSVIVDRMSGRRVHLASGRTYHVTYNPPKVEGKDDVTGEDLIQRDDDKEETVKKRLAVYHEQTEVLVDFYSKLEGEHAPKYIKVDGTQPVEAVKAEVLGALGK; from the coding sequence ATGAAAGTATTATTGTTAGGCGCGCCGGGCGCGGGCAAAGGCACTCAGGCACAATTCATCACCGCTGCGTTCGGCATTCCGCAAATTTCTACCGGCGATATGCTCCGCGCTGCGATTAAAGCAGGCACGCCGCTGGGTTTGGAAGCGAAAAAAATCATTGACGAAGGCGGCTTGGTGCGCGACGACATCATCATCGGCATGGTCAAAGAGCGCATCGCGCAAGACGACTGCAAAAACGGTTTCCTGTTCGACGGCTTCCCGCGCACGCTGGCACAAGCCGAAGCGATGGTTGAAGCGGGTGTGGATTTGGACGCGGTCGTTGAAATCGACGTACCCGACAGCGTGATTGTCGACCGCATGAGCGGCCGCCGCGTCCACTTGGCTTCCGGCCGTACCTACCACGTTACCTACAATCCGCCCAAAGTCGAAGGTAAAGACGACGTAACCGGCGAAGATTTGATTCAGCGCGACGACGACAAAGAAGAAACCGTCAAAAAACGCCTTGCCGTGTACCACGAGCAAACCGAAGTGTTGGTTGATTTTTACAGCAAACTGGAAGGCGAACACGCGCCGAAATACATCAAGGTTGACGGCACTCAGCCGGTAGAAGCCGTAAAAGCCGAAGTATTGGGCGCATTGGGCAAATAA
- the pyrF gene encoding orotidine-5'-phosphate decarboxylase, producing the protein MNPLITDFQTPQQRTPVIVALDFANEKDTLGFVRNLDPALCQIKIGKELFTATGRSLAESLIHQGFKLFLDLKYHDIPHTVAQACKVAADMGVWMVDMHASGGRRMMEAAAEAVAGYGTKPLLIGVTVLTSMEQSDLAEIGLNIAPEEQVIRLAKLAQSSGLDGVVCSAQEAAPLRRELGQDFVLVTPGIRLDVAGNNDDQRRIMTPAEALAAGSTYLVMGRPVTQAADPVAVLREVNRVANA; encoded by the coding sequence ATGAATCCTTTAATCACCGACTTCCAAACTCCGCAACAACGCACCCCCGTCATCGTTGCCCTTGATTTTGCCAACGAAAAAGACACGCTCGGATTCGTTCGCAACCTGGATCCGGCGTTGTGCCAAATTAAAATCGGCAAAGAGCTGTTTACCGCGACGGGGCGCAGTTTAGCGGAAAGCCTGATTCATCAGGGTTTCAAACTCTTTCTCGATTTGAAATACCACGACATTCCCCACACCGTCGCGCAGGCGTGCAAAGTCGCCGCCGACATGGGCGTGTGGATGGTCGATATGCACGCATCGGGCGGCCGCCGCATGATGGAAGCCGCCGCCGAAGCCGTTGCCGGATACGGCACGAAGCCGCTCCTAATCGGCGTAACCGTGTTGACCAGTATGGAACAAAGCGATTTGGCGGAAATCGGTTTGAACATCGCCCCTGAAGAGCAAGTCATCCGTTTGGCGAAACTGGCGCAAAGTTCGGGCTTGGACGGCGTCGTCTGTTCCGCCCAAGAAGCCGCGCCGCTGCGCCGCGAATTGGGACAGGATTTTGTCTTGGTCACGCCGGGCATCCGCTTGGACGTTGCCGGCAACAACGACGATCAACGCCGCATCATGACGCCCGCCGAAGCATTGGCGGCAGGTTCGACTTATCTGGTAATGGGACGCCCTGTTACCCAAGCCGCCGATCCGGTAGCCGTATTGCGCGAAGTGAACCGCGTGGCGAACGCTTGA
- a CDS encoding DUF2185 domain-containing protein: MSQCGSDVSNIFDHDAFPEDDLLVKDTPVGWYAIVSHKIVEEGLPIRFMYREHQGDLPFDSGWRVFSGTEDDEYMNNSENFSFQSLTRLTHYQADVGELFWADIGSVFEKKEGEDCFSPVTDWSPFDFEE; encoded by the coding sequence ATGTCTCAATGTGGTTCAGATGTGAGCAATATTTTTGATCATGATGCATTTCCAGAAGATGATTTACTTGTAAAGGATACCCCTGTTGGATGGTATGCGATTGTGTCACATAAAATTGTTGAAGAGGGGCTTCCTATTAGATTTATGTATCGGGAACATCAAGGGGATTTACCATTTGATAGCGGATGGCGAGTATTTTCCGGAACAGAAGATGATGAATACATGAATAACTCTGAAAACTTCTCCTTTCAAAGCTTGACGCGACTTACTCATTATCAAGCAGATGTTGGGGAGCTGTTTTGGGCGGATATAGGTAGCGTTTTTGAAAAAAAAGAAGGAGAGGATTGTTTTTCTCCTGTTACCGATTGGTCTCCTTTCGATTTTGAAGAATAA
- the hldA gene encoding ADP-heptose synthase has translation MPTKFQQETLKSRFAQAKVLVVGDVMLDRYWFGDVSRISPEAPVPVAKIGRIDQRAGGAANVARNIASLGGKAGLLSVTGDDEAANALDALMAQDGVASYLMRDKQIATTVKLRVVARNQQLIRLDFEEHPNREVLEQIKQRYREILPEYDAIIFSDYGKGGLSHISDMIDWAKHAGKTVLIDPKGDDYEKYAGATLITPNRTELKEVVGSWKNESELTEKAQNLRRHLDLTAVLLTRSEEGMTLFSEGEPIYQPTRAQEVYDVSGAGDTVIAGVGLGLAAGYTMPEAMHLANTAAGVVVAKLGTAVCSFAELNKALEEQ, from the coding sequence ATGCCCACCAAGTTCCAACAAGAAACCCTCAAATCCCGTTTCGCGCAAGCCAAAGTCCTTGTTGTCGGCGACGTGATGCTCGACCGTTATTGGTTTGGCGATGTGTCCCGTATTTCGCCCGAAGCCCCCGTGCCGGTGGCGAAAATCGGACGAATCGACCAACGCGCGGGCGGGGCGGCTAATGTTGCGCGCAACATCGCTTCGTTGGGTGGCAAAGCTGGGCTGTTGTCCGTAACCGGCGACGACGAAGCCGCCAATGCGCTCGACGCGTTGATGGCGCAAGACGGCGTCGCCTCCTATCTGATGCGCGACAAACAAATCGCCACCACCGTCAAACTGCGTGTCGTCGCCCGCAACCAGCAGCTTATCCGCCTTGATTTTGAAGAGCATCCCAACCGTGAAGTGTTGGAACAAATCAAGCAGCGATACCGTGAAATCTTGCCCGAATACGATGCAATTATTTTTTCAGACTACGGCAAAGGCGGCCTGTCGCACATCTCCGATATGATAGATTGGGCGAAACACGCGGGCAAAACCGTCTTAATCGACCCCAAAGGCGACGATTACGAAAAATACGCCGGCGCTACGCTGATTACGCCCAACCGCACCGAATTGAAAGAAGTGGTCGGCAGTTGGAAAAACGAAAGCGAGCTGACCGAAAAAGCGCAAAACCTGCGCCGCCACCTCGACCTGACTGCCGTTTTACTGACCCGAAGCGAAGAGGGCATGACCCTGTTCAGCGAAGGCGAACCCATTTACCAGCCCACCCGCGCCCAAGAAGTTTATGACGTATCCGGCGCAGGCGACACCGTCATTGCCGGAGTGGGTTTGGGGCTGGCAGCAGGCTACACCATGCCCGAAGCCATGCACCTCGCCAATACCGCCGCCGGCGTCGTCGTCGCCAAACTCGGTACGGCGGTTTGCTCGTTTGCAGAGTTGAACAAAGCATTGGAAGAGCAGTAA